Genomic window (bacterium):
TCAACAGCCGAGCCTGTTTGGAATATTCCAGATCGATCACCAGCTTGTCCGGCAGGATATGCTTGATGTAATAGGCAACCGGATCTTTGACGTCTTTGGGAAACATGCTGGATTCACTGCGGCCGATGATCTGCGCAGGGCCCACCAAACCGGGCCGCACGCTTAACACCTTGGCCTGCTCCGGCGTGTACAGTTTGACGATCTCGGGCACCTCTGGACGGGGCCCCACCAGGCTCATGTCCCCCTTGATCACGTTGATCAGCTGCGGCAATTCATCCATTTTACTGGCGCGCAGGTACTGGCCGAACCGCGTGATTCTCGGGTCGTTGCTGGTGCTGATGCACGGCCCCGGTTGAACGGAGGCCGTGCGCATGCTGCGGAATTTGTACAGGGTGAATGGTCTGCCGAATCGGCCGACCCGTTGCTGCCTGAACAGAACCGGGCCGGCTGAGCTGAGCTTAACCCCCACAGCGATGAACAACCAGAGCGGCAGCGTCACAATGCAGGCAGCGATGGATACGATGAGGTCGAACGCTCGTTTGATCATAGCTCTTCTTTGATAAAAGAGTGAACGGACTTGACATTCTGCTGAATCAATTTTTTAACCACCCTGGCGATTTTTTCCACTTTCTCCTCCTCCAATTGAGGATAGAGCGGCAGGGAGATCGCCCCGTCATAGGCCGCTTCGGCGTGGGGAAAATCACCGCGGTGAAATCCATAAACATCCCGGTAATACGGATGCAGATGCAGGGGGATGAAATGGACGCTGGTGCCGATGCCGTGATCATGCAGCGCTTCGATGAATTGATCCCGGTTTATTTTCAGCCGACCCGGGCGCAGACGGATGACGAAAAGATGCCAGGCGTGCTCCACGTCTGCTGGATCCGGGGGCATCTGCAGCTCGTCGACCTCTTCCAGCAGGGAGCGGTAGAGGGCGGCCAGCCGGCGACGGCGTTGTTGCATGGCGGGAAATTTAATCAGCTGATGCAGGCCCAGACTGGCCTGCAGATCGGTGAAATTGTACTTGAAACCGGCTTCCATGATCTCGTAATACCAGTGGCCGCCCCTGGCGTATCGATTCCAGGCGTTGCGCGATAAACCATGCAGGCTTAATCTTTTTATCTTTGCCGCCAACTCTGCATCCAACGTGCAGACCATTCCCCCTTCGCCGGTGGTCAGGTTTTTAGTGGCGTAAAAACTAAAAACCGTTGTCTCCGACAGTGTGCCGACCTTGTGTCCGCGATACGAGGCGCCGAGCGCATGGGCGGCATCCTCGATGATCCTGAGAGAGCGGCGCTGCGCCAGTTCCTTGATCTCGTCCATGCGGCAGGGCTCACCGGCGAAATGCACCGGGATGATCACTCTGCTGCGCGGAGTCATATGCCGCTCGATTTCGGCTGGATCCATATTAAAGCCATTCGGTTCGACGTCGATAAAAACCGGACGTCCGCCGCAGGCGATGATCACCTCTGCCGTGGCTGCAAAGGTATAGGGGCTGGTGAGAACCTCGTCGCCGGGGCGAAGGTCTACGGCCGCCAGGGCGAGGTGCAATCCCGCAGTGCACGAGTTTACCGCCACCGTGCACGGGGCGCCCACAAAGGCGGCCATCTCTTTTTCAAACCGGGCGGTTTTAGGACCTGTGGTCAACCAACCCGATTTAAGGGTGTCCACGACCTCGGCGATCTCTTCCTCGCCGATGGAAGGCACATGATAAGGGATGTAGGTCTGCGTCGGGACCTGCGGCAGTATGGGTTTGGCCGATGGCATGGTCATTGAGCCTCTTCCTTGGCCTTCTGGTAGTAGTGGGCGTCATAATATTTGGGCTGATAATAATAGGGCAACACCTCGCCGGTGTCGTTCAGCACCACCCCCCAGAGCGGCAGATCGGCCTCTTTGAGAATGGCGACC
Coding sequences:
- a CDS encoding sugar transferase yields the protein MIKRAFDLIVSIAACIVTLPLWLFIAVGVKLSSAGPVLFRQQRVGRFGRPFTLYKFRSMRTASVQPGPCISTSNDPRITRFGQYLRASKMDELPQLINVIKGDMSLVGPRPEVPEIVKLYTPEQAKVLSVRPGLVGPAQIIGRSESSMFPKDVKDPVAYYIKHILPDKLVIDLEYSKQARLL
- a CDS encoding DegT/DnrJ/EryC1/StrS aminotransferase family protein; this encodes MPSAKPILPQVPTQTYIPYHVPSIGEEEIAEVVDTLKSGWLTTGPKTARFEKEMAAFVGAPCTVAVNSCTAGLHLALAAVDLRPGDEVLTSPYTFAATAEVIIACGGRPVFIDVEPNGFNMDPAEIERHMTPRSRVIIPVHFAGEPCRMDEIKELAQRRSLRIIEDAAHALGASYRGHKVGTLSETTVFSFYATKNLTTGEGGMVCTLDAELAAKIKRLSLHGLSRNAWNRYARGGHWYYEIMEAGFKYNFTDLQASLGLHQLIKFPAMQQRRRRLAALYRSLLEEVDELQMPPDPADVEHAWHLFVIRLRPGRLKINRDQFIEALHDHGIGTSVHFIPLHLHPYYRDVYGFHRGDFPHAEAAYDGAISLPLYPQLEEEKVEKIARVVKKLIQQNVKSVHSFIKEEL